One Drosophila willistoni isolate 14030-0811.24 chromosome 2R unlocalized genomic scaffold, UCI_dwil_1.1 Seg167, whole genome shotgun sequence DNA segment encodes these proteins:
- the LOC124460336 gene encoding trypsin-3 isoform X1, which produces MLNTIFTMCSTQLMLFLLSLSWITGVCQDNLESHLVSLRTLRHINTPGDNHFCTGIILTEVHILTSAHCITDSRGLMVDKRRLIIAKNLSPIGDEDLIRVDKMVVYPLYERNKQDDVAIIKLTKSLKIDQKFIEKAKIGRNDLKIDADCYSVGWRSFIGKRKPMSKWLYAVKVKLYRFCQCLQTDEKRSSDIDMDAMDYLICVNSTESDSCLTDFGGPIFCENQLYGLTLGNAKCLNSSVPIFFTYVPYYNGWINKMITSSQATRQTAAASLPILIVFLLGNFHFGK; this is translated from the exons ATGTTAAACACAATCTTCACAATGTGTTCTACCCAGTTGATGCTGTTTTTACTATCTCTTTCATGGATTACTGGCGTTTGCCAAGATAATTTGGAGTCTCATCTAGTATCATTGCGTACCCTACGCCATATAAATACTCCCGGAGATAATCACTTCTGTACAGGAATAATACTAACTGAAGTGCATATTCTCACATCGGCGCACTGTATTACAGA CAGTAGAGGTTTAATGGTAGATAAAAGGCGGTTAATAATAGCCAAGAATCTTAGCCCTATTGGAGATGAGGATCTTATAAGAGTGGACAAAATGGTTGTATATCCTCTATATGAAAGGAATAAACAAGATGATGTGGCTATAATTAAACTAACTAAATCATTGAAAATTGATCAGAAGTTTATAGAAAAAGCGAAAATTGGACGAAATGATTTGAAAATAGATGCAGATTGCTATAGTGTAGGATGGAGAAGTTTTATAGGA AAACGTAAACCAATGAGTAAATGGCTTTATGCTGTGAAAGTAAAGTTGTATCGCTTTTGCCAGTGCCTACAAACGGACGAGAAGCGGAGTAGTGATATTGACATGGATGCAATGGATTATCTTATCTGTGTTAACAGCACCGAATCGGATTCCTGTTTAACCGATTTCGGTGGCCCTATTTTCTGCGAGAATCAGCTTTATGGCCTAACACTAGGCAATGCCAAGTGCCTGAACTCCTCTGTTCCAATTTTCTTTACCTATGTGCCTTATTACAATGGATGGATCAATAAGATGATAACGTCATCCCAGGCAACCAGACAAACAGCAGCGGCTTCATTGCCAATTTTGATTGTCTTTCTTTTGGGCAACTTTCACtttggaaaatga
- the LOC124460336 gene encoding alpha-fibrinogenase isoform X2 produces the protein MVDKRRLIIAKNLSPIGDEDLIRVDKMVVYPLYERNKQDDVAIIKLTKSLKIDQKFIEKAKIGRNDLKIDADCYSVGWRSFIGKRKPMSKWLYAVKVKLYRFCQCLQTDEKRSSDIDMDAMDYLICVNSTESDSCLTDFGGPIFCENQLYGLTLGNAKCLNSSVPIFFTYVPYYNGWINKMITSSQATRQTAAASLPILIVFLLGNFHFGK, from the exons ATGGTAGATAAAAGGCGGTTAATAATAGCCAAGAATCTTAGCCCTATTGGAGATGAGGATCTTATAAGAGTGGACAAAATGGTTGTATATCCTCTATATGAAAGGAATAAACAAGATGATGTGGCTATAATTAAACTAACTAAATCATTGAAAATTGATCAGAAGTTTATAGAAAAAGCGAAAATTGGACGAAATGATTTGAAAATAGATGCAGATTGCTATAGTGTAGGATGGAGAAGTTTTATAGGA AAACGTAAACCAATGAGTAAATGGCTTTATGCTGTGAAAGTAAAGTTGTATCGCTTTTGCCAGTGCCTACAAACGGACGAGAAGCGGAGTAGTGATATTGACATGGATGCAATGGATTATCTTATCTGTGTTAACAGCACCGAATCGGATTCCTGTTTAACCGATTTCGGTGGCCCTATTTTCTGCGAGAATCAGCTTTATGGCCTAACACTAGGCAATGCCAAGTGCCTGAACTCCTCTGTTCCAATTTTCTTTACCTATGTGCCTTATTACAATGGATGGATCAATAAGATGATAACGTCATCCCAGGCAACCAGACAAACAGCAGCGGCTTCATTGCCAATTTTGATTGTCTTTCTTTTGGGCAACTTTCACtttggaaaatga